The following DNA comes from Hordeum vulgare subsp. vulgare chromosome 3H, MorexV3_pseudomolecules_assembly, whole genome shotgun sequence.
CCTCGACGTCATCGCGCTCGCCCGCTTCGCCGTCTCCGAGCACAACAAGAAGGCCGTAAGCCCTCGctatccccctctctctctctctcatgtccaTCCCTGCGAGTGAGGTCCAACTGGATCTGAGTTCGACGGCCGGGCTGTTGGATCCACAGAGCTTTGGTCACTGGCCCTTCTGTAGTATTACATCGACGATCGATCTAAGTTAAAGTCAACCGCCGTAAATCATACAGTATGAATCTTCGCGATTTTTGATTTAAGCCATGGCGCCTTTTTTCTCAACAAAAAAGAACACCTGAAGTATATTTGACAGGCAGCCCAACAGCAAGTGCTCCTGCTAGATTTGCCGGATTATTATTTGTTCTAAGTATTATCCAATACTAGTAAGTTCCCCATGACAATGGAGGTTTGTTAGTTGGATTGATTTTTTTTTGGCGCTACCCCTGTCACAGAATGCCCTGCTGGAGTTCGAGAATGTGGTGAAGCTGAAGAAACAAACTGTTGCTGGCACCATGTACTACATTACAATTCGGGTCACTGAAGGTGGGACCAAGAAGCTCTATGAAGCTAAGGTGTGGGAGAAACTATGGGAGAACTTTAAGCAGCTTGAGGAGTTCAAGCCGGTGCAGGACGCTGCAATTGCATAAGGTAAGACTGTCCTCTGTTTCACATTGAATACCGTCAAATAAAATCGCATCTATTTCATGCGGCAAAATACCAAGGATGGTTCTTGTTTCAAGAACATATCATCTCTGCTTTATTCGCCCTGGTTAAATCATGCAGGCTGTAAATACGTATGTCCATAAGTTTCTTTATTGATCAACTTCTAAAAAATGGTGGTGATGTTCATATGAAAATGCCAGCAATTTATCATGGGATCCCCTTTGTTTTGCATGAACCTGCTTACCAATTATTGAATTGTTCATCATGCAATACTAGAGATCAAGACACATGATGTTTACAACCTTTTTGGCCATTTGTTTGTAGAGAATTGATTGATTGATCTAAACAATTTCAGGCACATCCCAACTGTGCAAGGATCTGCAGATATGGTGTTGATCTGTATGACTGTATCTATCAGACATGTTTTAGCCTGTTCTCGTGTAATATCAAGAATAAGTCTGCTTCTTGCAAGTTGTTTTATCCACATCTCTTAATAAAATTCTCCTTATTATAGTATTTTGTCTGGACTTTTGATTGACTTGTTTTACCTTGGGAAGCAATTAGCATATGTTTACCTTAACCTGCTTATTAGAGTTTCAGATGTTTTACTTTAATAGCATATTCAATGCAGTTAATTTTGTTTTCCATGATGTTTTCTTAGTGCGTGCATTTTTTCCATTTATCCTAGGAAACAATTATTTAAATATAAAATGAACAAGTAATTAACAATGTAATAATATAATGGAGGTAACCAAGAATGTGCATTGTACCAGTCTGTATTTTCAAAGCTAGAAGATGgcaattttttgttttgttgtttgcacGGATAGTGGAAACAATTCTTTATATAGGGATGCTAAGAAAAGGAATGCTTCAAAATTGGCTATGAGAATCACAAACTTCTTTATCCTTAGGGAGAGTCAATTGATATGAGAAAAAAAATCTCCAGGAAAACTTGTCAACCTGTCAAAAATAGTTTTTTGTAGACAATGTAATAATATAGATGAAAAATACCAGCCACGTAATTCTaatcccaaaaataaataaatataaatggTCTTTTCCTCTTATGTGGGACTAGCACATATGCCAGTGCGTTGCTACGGGATAATATCTATACACTTTACTTTTAAAGTAAAAACAGTGTAAACTATCACTTCCTAAAACCTAAGGCGCACATGGAAAAAATATATAGattacaaaataaaaata
Coding sequences within:
- the LOC123444630 gene encoding cysteine proteinase inhibitor-like, with the protein product MEMWKYRVLGSVAALLLLLAVVVPFTQTWTQSARDKAAMAEDAGPLMGGIEDSPMGQENDLDVIALARFAVSEHNKKANALLEFENVVKLKKQTVAGTMYYITIRVTEGGTKKLYEAKVWEKLWENFKQLEEFKPVQDAAIA